Genomic DNA from Paenibacillus borealis:
TGACGCACAGTATCGTAGGCTTCAAGGCGATCATTGCCAGCGGAGATTATGCATTGATGAGGGAGCAAATCTTCTACCTGATCAGCTATGCGGTTGTCTTCCTGTTCCTGACCTTCCTGTACTTCCTGCGTCAGAGCGAACGCCCTGCTTCCGCTTCCAAAGAACAATTGGCATAATTAATAACAATATAACGGCAGGAAGGTTCAAGCCTTCCTGTGAACCGGGGTGTTCCCGGCAGCTGCGATAGGACTGCCGGGGACATCCTTTTTGGTATGTAATGCTCCGGATTTCATGTCTTCCTGTCCGCCTCCCATGGGCAAACTAGAGAATTATTGTAATAACTTAACAATGACCGGCTTTACAGGTTGAGCTGATTCTGTACCCCGACTATAATGAGAGCGTCTTCATAAAGCACATATCGGAAAGCGGGGCTTGATTAAAGTGGAAGGCAATAACAATTATATTACCGGCGGCAAGGTTGAAGGTCCGGCGGCACCCAAAGATCCGGAGGAGCGGAAGGGCGGCTTCTTCATTATGTTCGAGACAGCGATAGAGGCGACAGCGCGTGCGGAAGGCCGTCCATCACAGGAGATATACCTGGAAGGCAGTTATCTGACAGATAAGGCAAGATACATAGGCGGGATTACGGATGAGGGAATGCTGGAGCTTCTGACCACCTGGGCCGGATTCCGTGAGTTAGTGCATAGTATCGGAGTGTCCGTGAAGACCGGCAGTGAAGAAGCAGAGGTCTCTTTTCTTATGCAGAACTGGGGCAGACAGAGCAAGTATGAGACAGGAACGCAGCTGCGTATCGACTGTCCGGGTGACGGGACAGAAGTATTGCTGAAGCTGGAGGAGGTTACGTGGTCCGGGGACGATGCGGCTGCAGGCAAATTCGCCTTTGAATTCAGCCGTGAAGGTGAGCTGGCAACGGCGAGTATTCTTTTCTATCTGAATGACGGCTACGCTGCACCTGAACTGACAATTGAACCTCCGGTGGTCTTCGATTCGCTGGAATACCAAGGGATGGTTGCGGGCTCCCTGCTGCATTCCGGCAATAATTACCGGCTCAGAGCGGCTATAGACAAGGCGTTACAAGGTGAGGAGGTCACGATTGCTTATATTGGAGGTTCGATCACTCAGGGCGCAGGGGCCAAGCCGATCCATACCGGATGTTATGCCTACCAGTCGTACTTAAGATTTAAGGAGCTGTACGGCAAGGACGGGGGAGAGAACATTCATTATGTGAAAGCCGGAGTAGGCGGGACGCCCTCAGAGCTGGGGGTGATCCGCTATGATAGAGATATTCTGCGGGATGGCGCTGTAACGCCGGATATCGTGGTGGTGGAGTTCGCAGTGAACGACGAGGGAGATGAAACGAAGGGGAATTGCTTCGAGAGCCTTTGTCTAAAAATCCTGTCTGGCCCGGGCCGGCCCGCCGTGATTCTCCTGTTCAGCGTGTTTGTGAATGACTGGAATCTGCAGGAACGGCTTGCTCCTGTGGGCAGGCACTATAATCTCCCGATGGTCAGCATTAAGGATGCGGTAACAGAGCAGTTCCGTCTGAGCAAGGCTGAGGGGAACATCATATCGAAACGGCAGTTTTTCTACGATATTTATCATCCCGCTAATGACGGGCACCGGGTCATGGCCGACTGCCTGGGTAATTTGTTCTCCGAAGCCTGCCGCTCGCCACGGGACGGAGAGGATATTACAACCGGTAAACGGCCGGTGCTCGGGAACGATTACGCGACTATACGGCTGCTTGACCGCAAGAGCCTGGCTGATCTCAATGATGTCCGGGTGGAAGCAGGCAGCTTCCAGGCAACCGACACGGATTTGCAGCGGGTAGAGCTCGATGCCGATCCCTTCGGCACCCCGGAATTTCCGCATAACTGGCTGCATCCGGCAGCATCAGGTGAGGACAGCTTCAAGCTGACTCTCACAAGCCGCAATCTGATCCTGGTATATAAGGATTCTGGCAGTCGTGATTTTGGCCGGGCAGATATCTTCGTCGATGGCAACCTTGTGCTGACTGCTGATCCGCATGTCAACAGCTGGACGCACTGCAATCCGGTCATTCTGTATCAGAATGAGCAGAGCCAGCAGCATGTTATTGAGATCCGCATGGCGCCGGAAGATAAGGACAAATGCTTTACGATTCTGGGCTTTGGCTATACTGCGTGAGGGTTTAAGTTCCATGTGGTCATGTGGAATTCGGTGATAGTTGTATTATGTACAATTAAAAACTGCGAAAAGGGGTGCTTCCGTCTTATAACTGCAGTCTGTACAACTAAATCCGCCCGAATCGGACAGAACCCGCTATAACCGGCATTTTAATTGTACGAAATACAACTAAACGGATCATTGGTTGTAAATCAGACGAATTAGTTGTACAAAGTGCAATTAAGCATATCGGGTATACCGTAATCCGATCACCGTAATCCGATCCGCAAACCTTCAGTACTGAATTACCCAAGTGGTTCTCTCTATATAGATTGAACTTGAAAATATACTAAAAGGGAAAAGTGGCGGAGGAGAATTTTGGAACTGTAGGAGCGACAGCGTCCGCCTTTGTCTGCGGATTTCCACCGCGAACAGCGGGTTAGATTCAAGAAATCTGTAGACAGCAGCGGCCGGAGGGCCAAACATTCTTTGCAGTCACGGCAATCCCATAATAGAAAAAATACAAGTTCAAACTATATAGGTTGAATCTGACGCTATGCTAGTCCAGCATAAATTCCCTGTATTTATCCTTACGGGGGTTGAGTACGAAGAGAATTCCGCTGGCGTAGCCGGAGACGGCGTTGAAATTCCGCTTCAAGGTAGCTTTGCCGGTTAGATACGTCAGCGTCCATAGCAGCGCGGCGTAATTCTTCACCGGGGCCTTGCGCAGATTGAGCAGGTAATAATGATTCACTGCAGTAGCCCGGGCCACCCGGCCTGCCTTGTCGCGGGAACTGGGTGACTCATGATGCATAATCTTCATCTCCGGATTGATCACAAGCTTGCCGTACCGGCTGGCCAGATGGCACATATAGATATCATCAGCCACCGCGTAGCTGGTCATCCAGGGATAAGGCTTCATATCCTGCAGTGCCGACGTCCGGAAGGACATATTGCAGCCATGGAAGAAATCCGTCTCAAAAATATTCTCGGTCTCCCCCCACAGCAGCAGGGAGCCAGCCAGTGTGCTTGCCGACAGCCTGCCGGGTGAAGCCGACATCTGGCAGGTCAGCCTGCCGAGCAGTTTGCCGGACCTGCTGCTGGAGAGGCCCTTGGCGATGCCGCCTACTCCGGCAATGGACGGGTCCGAAGCATAGGTGTCCAGCATCCGGCGGATGTAGAGCGGATCATCCAGCTCCGCATCGTCATCGAAGCTGAGCAGAATTTCACCATCAATAAGACCCAGGGCTTCATAGCGGGAGAGCCAGACGCCGGGCTTAGTTTTGCGGTAATACCTGAGTTCAGCTTGAGGCAGACGCCCCAGCACTCTGCGGAAATACTCCAGCACCTTCTCCTCAATCTCGCCGTCATCCACAATCAGCAGTTCAATGGAAACATCCTCCAGCTCGGTCTGCCTGCCGATGGATTCTATGCACAGGGTCAGATCGCTGATCCGGTTGCGTGTAGGGATTACTATTGACAGATCATGCATACCGCTGACTCCTCCCGGGACGCCTAGACCGTCCGCTTTAATTTTCAATACAAGATGCACCGAAAGTACGTGTTAATCTAATTTTACTCCCCCTTTTGTAGGCCGTATATACCACTTTGGTTTACTTTTATTTAGCACAGTTGCGCTTATAATAGTATTAATTTCAGAATGTATATGCTTACAAAACTTAAGCGTAAGCTTCCGAAGCTAGTTTTGTACGAAGTAACATCTGAAGAAGCAACGCTTACAAAACTTTTAGGAGGGGACGTTATGCATGTCGGAATCTTTATGCATACCAATTACTTTGAAGATTTCTTCGTAAAGGGTCTGGGTCTCAGTGAAGAGGAATATGTACATTCGTATCATAACGATTTTTCTTTCGACTATGCGCGTCTTCTGCAAACTAAGGGAATCCGCACAACCATCTACAATTTCACCAGAACCGGGAGTGAGGTCCGCACCTATCAGCATGGAATCGTGGATTGTACGATTAAGTTTATCCCGGTCGGCATGCTGTATAAGTGGTATTCGGTCATTCCCTTATCCCACCGGACACCGATCGGCAAATTTGTCTCCCAATATGTATCCACGATTCAGAGAGACCTGTGTGATATTCTGCGCGGGGACGGAATCAGCCTGATCTATGCCCAGGAATATGCTTCCGGACGCTTTGAGCGCCTGGCAGCAGCTGCGAAGAAGCTGAACATCCCGATCATTGCCGCTTATCACGGGGGCAGTATACATAAGTGGATTCTGCCGATCAAGAAGCATACGCTTCATAAGGCAGCATTCATGACTACACTTAATGAAGATGAGCAGAAGAGCATGGTGCGCCACTTTCCGCATCTGGAGGGGAGGATCAGGCTGCTGCCGAATTTCGTAAACTCGGAAATCTTTTACCGCCGGGATAAGAATGAGGCGCTGGCGGCACTGGGACTGGACCCCGGCTGCAGATATATCATTACCGTCGGACGGCTGTTTGAGCATCAGAAAGGGCATTCGCTGCTGGTGCAGGCTGTAGAGCAGCTGAAGCAGCATCCGGATCTCCGGATTCTGGTTGCCGGCGGCGGGCCGGATGAACAGAGTCTGAAGGACCTGATTCGGGCCAAAGGACTGGAGGACCGCTTCATTATGCTTGGCACCATCCGCAATAAGGATATGCTGGCCAGCTATTACAGCGTCTCCGAGCTGTTTGTGCTGCCTTCGCGTTATGAAGGGCTGCCGCTGGTTATCCTGGAAGCCGGGGCATGCGGTCTCCCGACAGTCGCTTTTAATGTGATGGGGGTCAGAGGCCTGGTGCGTCACGGGGAGAGTGGACTGCTCGCAGAGGGGCTTAGTCCGGATGAACTTGCTGCGTCTCTTGACCGGCTGCTCGTGAATCCGGATATGTGCAGGGAGATGGGGGCAGCTGCGCTGCAGATCGTCCGCTCCGATTATTCTGAGGAGATCATCGGAGCCCGACTCTACAATCTGCTGCAGGAGAGTTTGGGGCTTGATCCGTCCGCACCGCTCTTCGGTGACGGGTATGCTCCGGAATTAACGGCCCCTTTGTAAAGGGGGCTTATTGCCTGAACAGTTGCGACTGAGGATAGGCCTAAGAACAGCGGCATAAGTGCCCTGCACACCGCATCAAAAGCAGCTTGGTGCGGAGCAGGGCAACTTATGGAATAGCTGGCGCCGTGTTTCAGCGCCGGAGTTTCTCCATCAGCATATCGCCGATATACTGAGCAAGTGAATACATAAATAGCTACGCCGTAAGCGCGGTACATAACCGATCTGCGTATTATCCGCCCTCCCCCTCTTGAAAATGCCGCTCATCTCCACTATATAAACCTGTCTTCTAATCACTTTCTAAATAACGGAATGATCCGTGAGCATGGGCAGAACGCCATTTGCTGTCCCGGCAGAAAGTTTGTTTGTAATTTTCGGTTTTTAACTATATAATAGTAAGTGACATGCGAAACGTCAATTTATAGTATTGCATTTTTTGCATCCATTACATTTCAGGAGGAATTCCCGTGAGAATAGATATATGGTCTGATTATGCCTGCCCGTTCTGTTATATCGGCAAAAGACGGCTGGAGCACGCGCTGAGCCAATTCCCGGACCGTGACAAGGTAGAGGTCGTATTCCGCAGCTTCCAGCTGGATCCGAATGCGCGCACCGATGAAACGAGAGATATTCACGAGATTCTGGCTGCCAAATATGGCATGACCCGTGACAAGGCTAAAGCTACGAATGCGCAGCTTGCCGAACAGGCGCAGGGTGTAGGCCTTGAGTTCAACTTTGATACGGTCCAGTCGACCAATACGTTTGACGGCCACCGCTTAAGCCATTTCGCTGCTACCAAGGGAAAAGCCCCACAAATGACCGAACGGCTGCTGCGTGCCTATTTCACCGATTCGCTGAATCTCGGTGACCGCAAGGTGCTGGCTGAGCTGGCCGCAGAGGTCGGACTCGATCAGGCTGAAGTTACTGCGGTGCTGGAGAGCGATGCTTATCGTGATCAGGTGAATGCAGATATTGATGCGGCCCGGCTGCTGAATATCACCGGCGTGCCGTTCTTCGTCTTCAACAACAAATACGCGGTGTCCGGCGCACAGCCGGGTCCGGTATTCACTGAAGTTCTGGACACCGTATGGGCTGAAGAGCAGAATACTCCTGTGCTTCAGGTAGTCGGCAAGCCGCAGTCCAAGGCAGCAGATGCTGACGGCTGTGATGACGACTCCTGCAGCATCTGAGGAGGAGTCTTGTGAGCTAGGCTGGATCCTGCGTCCGCAGTAAATAGAGCGCCCAAGCCGGGCAAAAGCACAGCATTTCCGGTAAATAAGATCGCTGGTGTCCGTTACGCCGCTGCGAACGGCAGCTTTTCACGAATTAAGAGCTCTGGTGTCCGCATGGCTTAGATTCCAGCAGCTATCCGGCCCGCTGCGGATTGCAGCAAGCTGCCCGCCAGGCTAACAACACGGCAGCACATAAATAAGCCGCTGCATGGAATTTCCATGCAGCGGCTTATTTCGATTGTAAGATGTGCAGATCAGTCAGCTTTCACCCGGCATCACCGGCAGCAGCCCGCTTCCCTGTCCGGCCAGCAACCCCGGACACTCGGCGAGTCTGTTATCTGAACGAAGTCACCAGGCTCGATAACAGCGTGCGCACATCATGCTGGTATTCCTTGATCGGCTCGACCGGACGGTTTATGCCGAACAGGGTGTAGACGGCAATTCTGGCTGCACGGACCGAATATTCTTCCGTGAAGACCACATCGTCCGGGATTTCGCAGTATTGGCCGACAAAGGCAAGGTTGGTGGAGCCTTCAGGCACAACCTGCGGCCGGTCGCTGTTCAACCGCGGCATGAACTGGGATGTGATGTACGGCATCATACAAGGGATGCAGTTGGCGGTAGCCATGATTTCTTCCTTATGCGCCTCGAAATGGAGATGGCCAATCAGCTCCTGCATGATCTCTTCGCCGGTACAGTCGCACATTTTCTTGTGCACATAATCGCCGACTTTGTCCGGATACAGTCCGTAACCCCAAAATACTTTGACGTGTTCCGGCTGGTTGCGGAAATGCGGCTGGAAGGCCAGGACGACGGACATCAGCCAGCTGGAGTCCTTGAAGGTCACGAGTGCGCCGGTACCCGCCCGGTTGCGGGTGAAGTCTTCCATCAGGTCGAAGAACTTCGAGTCCTGGAAGGTGACCGTGAAGGATTCCCATTTGGACTCGTCCACATGATCGTCGAAGGACGAAGGATTGCCGAGACCCGGCTTCTTGGCGGCGATGTTCTCCCACAGCTTCCATGAGCTGCCTTTGCCGTTCAGGCGCGGCGCCGAGGTCATCGATCCGAGGCTGGAGCCTTCGGTCATCGATCCGTTTGTGATAATCACACGGTCGCCTTCGTTAATCTCAATTACGTCTTCCACCCCTTGGCGGACGACCTTCATTTTCGTAACCGTAATGCCGTCGCCTTCTTTGAATTCCAGATCAGTTACCGTACATTTTAGCGTGAAATCTACGCCGAACGGCTCCAGATACTGGTGCAGCGGCAGAATAATCGAGTCGTATTGATTGTAAGGGGTGCGGGTTACACCTTCGAGCGTTTGAATTCTCGGGAATTCATGAATGAAGCGGATCATATAGCGTTTCAGCTCCACCGCACTATGCCAAGGCTGGAAGGCGAAGGTGGTCGCCCACATGTACCAGAAGTTGGTGGTGAAGAAATGCGGTCCGAACCAGTCGTTGATCCGTGCTTTACCCATTTTGGCCTCCGGAGTAATGATCAGCTTGCCCAGGGCCAGGCGGTCAGCCATATCGAAGCCCATCGAATTGACGTCCTGAATCTCACCCTTGCTGTCGACCAGGCGGGCCTTGGAGCGGGTTGGATTGGCATCATCGAACTGGGTGATTTCTTCCCGCAGCGTCAACCCCGGCTGATCGATGGATGGAATTGTATTTAGAAGTTCCCATAAGTTCTCATAAGTTTCGTCGTTGAGCATCCGGCCGCCGCGGATCACATAGCCGTGCTCTTCACTGCCTGCACCGTCATTGCTGCCGCCGAGGATCTTCATCTCTTCAATAATGTGAATGTTCTGTCCGGGAAAACCACAGTCTCTGACGAGGTATGCCGCACCCGCAAGTGATGCAATTCCGCCGCCGACAAAATACACCTGCTCGTTACCGTACTCTTTTTTCACTGATTGTCGCCTCCATAGGTTTGCTTGATTGCTGTACCTGACCCGAGTGTAATATAGGCCCGTTATGGAAGGTATCATCAAAAGTCCGCGAGTGTATAAAATTTGGTCATATGGTGCAAAGTGTATAGTTTTTGGACAGGGAAATACCCCCGAAACATATTATTTCATTAAAAAAGCCGCAACCCGGAGGTTACGACGTCGTCTGTTCGTATTTATGCAGCGCCTTGAGGAAGTTCCCTTCGATCAGCACGCTGAGCTTCTCAATCATATGCTTCGGCTGATCCTTCATGCCGTCCCGCATCCACTGAATCACAAGTCCGGTGAAGGCCAGCGTGTAGAAGTTAGCGATAAATTGCTTATCCTCCAGCCTGACCTCCAGCCCGGCGGCCAGCTCGTTGATGACACCCATAATCAGATCATTCGTGACCTCATACAGATAAGCATCAAGATGCGCCCGTCCCAGGGAATCCAGTGTATTGCAGCAGAAAGCCTTGTTGCTCTCGATATAGCAGAAAATCCGGTAAAACCCGTCCGTCCACGTGCTGTAGCTGCGGTACTGTGCAATGCTCTCTACCGCCTCCGTCTTGTAGATCCAGCCCAGGAGGTCGAAGATATCCTGAAAATGATAATAAAAGGTCTGCCGGTTCACACCGCAGTCGTCGACCAGGTGCTTGACGGAGATTTTGTTCAGCGGAATATGTGCCATCAGGTCTTTCAGGGAATGCGCTAGTGCATTCTTGGTCAGCAAGGAATTGGACATCAGGGTCATCAGCTCCTCTTGTAATCCTGTATTGGGTGTAGTCCGGCAAAGGACAGCTTCCAGATCAGCGTCTGCGCAAATATTGAACCAGCAGTCTGCTGCCTTCCACAATTAAACCCAGGACGAAACCACCCGCTGTGAACAAGAGAAAAGACAGAAAGCCCGCAAGATCCTCCCAGCCCGACATGTCACGGGAAGTGTAGATGAGCATCAGGCTGATCCCGAGCACAATTCCTGCGGTCGAGAAGACCCATACCAGCCTGGCGCCATACCAGCCGAAGCTGTTAATAATGCCGGAGAGCACGATGGAAAGAGCAGCCCAGCGCAGTAGAATCAGAAGATCGAAGCCCTCGCCGAGCAGCACGAACCGGTGCAGAACCAGCAGCAGCCACACAATCAGCGCGTAACTGATAGACCACCAGAGCCAGCGGCCCGTCCTTGCAGGAGGCAGAAAGTTCATATGCAGTTCACCCCGCCCTAAGAATTATACCTCCTCCAGTTCCCCGGCACTTTGCAGCAGGAACTTCAAAAGGTTCGGAATATCTTCCATCTGTTCTTCGGTGATTTGTCGTTTGAATTGCAATTCGATGCAGTTATTGTACGTATCGCCTTCCTGGCCGTAGCTGAAGCTGAGGGACTGGACAGGCTGGAAATCCGGCCCCCAGATCGTAGACAGAATCTTCTCAATAGCCGGACACTGCACGTTCACATCATCAATCTCCATATAAAAGCGTAATAGAAGAGTGCAGCCGGGATCGCTCCCCGGTGTTTCCAGAATTTCGTCGCCCAGATCCTTCACCGTGGATTGCAGCATAATTTCGGAGGTTACATTATTGCCTTCAGTCAATTTGAACGCGAGACTGAATTCCCGTGACATCAGTGCGAGGTTCAGCAAATCCGACCGGTCCGTCACGACAAGGATTCCATCCAGATTATCATAGTCGTAGATCTGGTTCTCAAAAGCAATTTTAATATTGTCAAAGACAGTAGGATGGAACAAGAGCGGCACCTTCTCACGTTTCTCTGTATTGTACCATGATGCGGAAAAGAGTAAAAATTAAGAAAACATAGTTGACAAGTAGGCATTATGTGAATAAGATGATTACCACAGCATGTGAGG
This window encodes:
- a CDS encoding TetR-like C-terminal domain-containing protein, coding for MSNSLLTKNALAHSLKDLMAHIPLNKISVKHLVDDCGVNRQTFYYHFQDIFDLLGWIYKTEAVESIAQYRSYSTWTDGFYRIFCYIESNKAFCCNTLDSLGRAHLDAYLYEVTNDLIMGVINELAAGLEVRLEDKQFIANFYTLAFTGLVIQWMRDGMKDQPKHMIEKLSVLIEGNFLKALHKYEQTTS
- a CDS encoding glycosyltransferase family 4 protein, yielding MHVGIFMHTNYFEDFFVKGLGLSEEEYVHSYHNDFSFDYARLLQTKGIRTTIYNFTRTGSEVRTYQHGIVDCTIKFIPVGMLYKWYSVIPLSHRTPIGKFVSQYVSTIQRDLCDILRGDGISLIYAQEYASGRFERLAAAAKKLNIPIIAAYHGGSIHKWILPIKKHTLHKAAFMTTLNEDEQKSMVRHFPHLEGRIRLLPNFVNSEIFYRRDKNEALAALGLDPGCRYIITVGRLFEHQKGHSLLVQAVEQLKQHPDLRILVAGGGPDEQSLKDLIRAKGLEDRFIMLGTIRNKDMLASYYSVSELFVLPSRYEGLPLVILEAGACGLPTVAFNVMGVRGLVRHGESGLLAEGLSPDELAASLDRLLVNPDMCREMGAAALQIVRSDYSEEIIGARLYNLLQESLGLDPSAPLFGDGYAPELTAPL
- a CDS encoding glycosyltransferase family 2 protein; this translates as MHDLSIVIPTRNRISDLTLCIESIGRQTELEDVSIELLIVDDGEIEEKVLEYFRRVLGRLPQAELRYYRKTKPGVWLSRYEALGLIDGEILLSFDDDAELDDPLYIRRMLDTYASDPSIAGVGGIAKGLSSSRSGKLLGRLTCQMSASPGRLSASTLAGSLLLWGETENIFETDFFHGCNMSFRTSALQDMKPYPWMTSYAVADDIYMCHLASRYGKLVINPEMKIMHHESPSSRDKAGRVARATAVNHYYLLNLRKAPVKNYAALLWTLTYLTGKATLKRNFNAVSGYASGILFVLNPRKDKYREFMLD
- a CDS encoding SGNH/GDSL hydrolase family protein, translating into MEGNNNYITGGKVEGPAAPKDPEERKGGFFIMFETAIEATARAEGRPSQEIYLEGSYLTDKARYIGGITDEGMLELLTTWAGFRELVHSIGVSVKTGSEEAEVSFLMQNWGRQSKYETGTQLRIDCPGDGTEVLLKLEEVTWSGDDAAAGKFAFEFSREGELATASILFYLNDGYAAPELTIEPPVVFDSLEYQGMVAGSLLHSGNNYRLRAAIDKALQGEEVTIAYIGGSITQGAGAKPIHTGCYAYQSYLRFKELYGKDGGENIHYVKAGVGGTPSELGVIRYDRDILRDGAVTPDIVVVEFAVNDEGDETKGNCFESLCLKILSGPGRPAVILLFSVFVNDWNLQERLAPVGRHYNLPMVSIKDAVTEQFRLSKAEGNIISKRQFFYDIYHPANDGHRVMADCLGNLFSEACRSPRDGEDITTGKRPVLGNDYATIRLLDRKSLADLNDVRVEAGSFQATDTDLQRVELDADPFGTPEFPHNWLHPAASGEDSFKLTLTSRNLILVYKDSGSRDFGRADIFVDGNLVLTADPHVNSWTHCNPVILYQNEQSQQHVIEIRMAPEDKDKCFTILGFGYTA
- a CDS encoding oleate hydratase → MTGLYYTRVRYSNQANLWRRQSVKKEYGNEQVYFVGGGIASLAGAAYLVRDCGFPGQNIHIIEEMKILGGSNDGAGSEEHGYVIRGGRMLNDETYENLWELLNTIPSIDQPGLTLREEITQFDDANPTRSKARLVDSKGEIQDVNSMGFDMADRLALGKLIITPEAKMGKARINDWFGPHFFTTNFWYMWATTFAFQPWHSAVELKRYMIRFIHEFPRIQTLEGVTRTPYNQYDSIILPLHQYLEPFGVDFTLKCTVTDLEFKEGDGITVTKMKVVRQGVEDVIEINEGDRVIITNGSMTEGSSLGSMTSAPRLNGKGSSWKLWENIAAKKPGLGNPSSFDDHVDESKWESFTVTFQDSKFFDLMEDFTRNRAGTGALVTFKDSSWLMSVVLAFQPHFRNQPEHVKVFWGYGLYPDKVGDYVHKKMCDCTGEEIMQELIGHLHFEAHKEEIMATANCIPCMMPYITSQFMPRLNSDRPQVVPEGSTNLAFVGQYCEIPDDVVFTEEYSVRAARIAVYTLFGINRPVEPIKEYQHDVRTLLSSLVTSFR
- a CDS encoding DsbA family oxidoreductase, whose translation is MRIDIWSDYACPFCYIGKRRLEHALSQFPDRDKVEVVFRSFQLDPNARTDETRDIHEILAAKYGMTRDKAKATNAQLAEQAQGVGLEFNFDTVQSTNTFDGHRLSHFAATKGKAPQMTERLLRAYFTDSLNLGDRKVLAELAAEVGLDQAEVTAVLESDAYRDQVNADIDAARLLNITGVPFFVFNNKYAVSGAQPGPVFTEVLDTVWAEEQNTPVLQVVGKPQSKAADADGCDDDSCSI